A stretch of the Zeugodacus cucurbitae isolate PBARC_wt_2022May chromosome 6, idZeuCucr1.2, whole genome shotgun sequence genome encodes the following:
- the LOC105210362 gene encoding uncharacterized protein LOC105210362, which yields MRGRSHTTPRRRGPKLPLPAPCRSNYEEVSESPYYTIDNTEDIYGTTLLPSQRCYVDPWDLENYDYVRKKLNSPPVRTSPEPYYDTSLSTGPYYMARSPPPELHEELPVVPPKRMAATMPRNRRRSHWNESCQLGCCASPEPMLSRRRYNDTRSELYAVGRGKYDDYMSHVMMNLEAEEDAYTGYGGVSSSSSTELHSSIGEEPYQSSSVTSNKNSGYDAITGASYSRPAPQLEFPAPPSLPPPSHSHDYTNPYATLPYGSVSDCYDCSMIYGSSPPVYGFYGGNGECNTKGSTIYGSTRPSSSLYSGIYGHKFGLSKKGLLQIDYSCSWNDLDRIMGRHF from the exons atgcGTGGTCGCAGTCATACTACACCACGCCGTCGTGGTCCAAAATTACCACTACCGGCACCATGTCGCAGTAACTACGAAGAGGTCTCAGAGTCACCATATTATACGATCGATAATACGGAAGATATTTATGGCACCACACTCTTGCCGTCGCAACGCTGTTATGTGGATCCTTGGGATTTGGAAAATTACGACTATGTCCGAAA AAAGCTGAATTCACCACCAGTGCGCACATCACCAGAGCCTTACTACGACACATCATTGTCGACTGGTCCCTATTACATGGCGCGCTCGCCGCCGCCAGAACTGCATGAGGAGCTACCAGTGGTGCCACCAAAACGCATGGCCGCAACCATGCCACGAAATCGACGTCGTTCCCATTGGAATGAGTCATGTCAGCTGGGTTGTTGTGCATCACCTGAACCAATGCTGTCCCGTCGTCGGTACAATGATACGCGCAGTGAGCTTTATGCTGTTGGCCGTGGCAAATACGATGATTACATGTCGCACGTTATGATGAATCTTGAAGCCGAAGAGGATGCATATACTGGTTATGGGG GGGTCTCGTCATCCTCTTCCACTGAGTTGCACAGCTCCATTGGCGAAGAACCTTACCAATCATCGTCAGTAACTTCGAACAAAAATTCTGGCTACGATGCCATAACTGGAGCATCATATAGCAGACCTGCACCTCAGTTGGAGTTCCCAGCGCCTCCGTCGCTACCACCCCCTTCCCACTCACATGATTACACCAATCCTTATGCAACTCTACCATATGGCAGCGTATCGGATTGTTATGATTGCTCTATGATCTACGGCTCTTCCCCACCTGTATATGGTTTCTACGGTGGTAATGGAGAGTGTAACACTAAAGGTAGTACGATTTACGGCAGCACAAGACCGTCCTCCTCACTCTACAGCGGAATTTACGGGCATAAATTCGGGTTGAGTAAAAAGGGGCTGCTTCAAATTGACTATTCATGTAGTTGGAATGATCTGGATCGTATTATGGGCCGTCACTTCTAA